Proteins found in one Brevibacillus brevis genomic segment:
- a CDS encoding trans-sulfuration enzyme family protein has protein sequence MNFATKILHGSTCIDPFTGASSVPIYQASTFHQTDIDQPGTFDYARSGNPTRQALEEAIASLEGGARGFAFSSGMAAISSVFMLFSAGDHVVVAEDVYGGTFRFLTKVLSRMGISVTFVDATDTEAVRAAITPITKGVYLETPSNPTLKVTDIAAVSRIAKEHGVLVIVDNTFLTPYYQRPLELGADVVIHSATKFIGGHSDVVAGLAVTRDASLGEQLYFIQNGMGAILGVQDCWLVMRGLKTLKARLDVSAKTAASLADWLSTHPQVSRVYYTGLTDHPGHLIQTQQATGHGAVLSFDVGSRERAKALFDRVKLPIVAVSLGAVETILSYPATMSHAAMPAEERAARGITDGLIRLSAGLEDFNDLVADLKQALDHLPSETPVHKEKEVFSRA, from the coding sequence ATGAATTTTGCAACCAAGATCCTCCACGGTTCCACTTGCATTGACCCGTTCACAGGTGCGTCGTCGGTTCCGATTTATCAAGCTTCCACATTTCATCAGACTGATATCGATCAGCCAGGTACTTTTGATTACGCCAGATCTGGCAATCCGACCAGGCAGGCTTTGGAGGAAGCCATTGCGTCTCTGGAGGGAGGCGCACGAGGTTTCGCGTTCTCATCTGGCATGGCTGCCATTTCCAGCGTTTTCATGCTGTTTTCAGCCGGAGACCATGTTGTAGTGGCGGAGGATGTATACGGTGGCACGTTTCGTTTTTTGACTAAAGTATTGTCGAGAATGGGCATCTCCGTTACATTCGTGGATGCAACAGATACTGAAGCCGTTCGCGCAGCCATTACACCGATAACAAAAGGGGTTTACCTGGAGACTCCCTCCAATCCTACCTTAAAGGTGACAGATATTGCAGCGGTTTCTCGAATCGCGAAGGAGCACGGCGTGCTCGTCATTGTCGATAATACGTTCCTTACCCCGTATTACCAGCGCCCATTAGAACTTGGCGCAGATGTGGTCATTCATAGTGCAACGAAGTTTATCGGTGGGCATAGCGATGTGGTGGCAGGTCTGGCCGTGACCAGAGACGCTTCGTTAGGGGAGCAGCTCTACTTTATCCAGAATGGCATGGGAGCGATTTTGGGTGTGCAGGACTGCTGGCTCGTGATGCGTGGGCTGAAAACATTGAAAGCCCGACTGGATGTGAGCGCGAAGACAGCCGCGAGCTTGGCTGACTGGTTGTCTACGCATCCACAAGTAAGCCGAGTCTACTATACGGGACTGACGGATCACCCCGGGCACCTGATTCAAACACAACAAGCGACTGGGCATGGGGCTGTTCTTTCCTTTGATGTAGGGAGCCGCGAGCGAGCAAAAGCGTTGTTTGATCGCGTAAAATTGCCGATTGTGGCTGTCAGTCTCGGGGCAGTGGAAACAATTCTTTCCTATCCAGCTACGATGTCACATGCAGCGATGCCTGCTGAAGAAAGAGCTGCAAGGGGAATCACAGATGGTTTGATCAGATTGTCAGCTGGTTTAGAGGATTTCAATGACTTGGTGGCAGATTTGAAGCAAGCACTGGATCATTTGCCGTCTGAAACACCAGTCCATAAAGAAAAAGAGGTATTCTCCCGGGCTTAA
- a CDS encoding YhcN/YlaJ family sporulation lipoprotein: MPVKRIMIYCLGFSLLLTACMSGNKPPANQAAQQPKHANHTQRVQQTAPEPAYNQSSQATADRLAQLATRVKRVHSATAVVLGKYAVVGITVDPNLDRPEVGVIKYTVAEALKEDPQGANAVVTADPAIVQRLREMRDDIRRGHPVAGITEELADIVGRIIPQLPRSVQPREETPSQVKEKRMHKEPQGQNKINANRTGSP; encoded by the coding sequence ATGCCTGTGAAACGGATCATGATCTACTGCCTCGGTTTTAGCTTGTTGCTTACAGCATGTATGTCAGGCAATAAACCCCCGGCGAATCAGGCTGCACAACAGCCGAAGCATGCCAATCATACTCAGCGCGTTCAGCAAACTGCTCCTGAGCCTGCTTATAATCAATCTTCCCAAGCCACCGCTGATCGCCTCGCCCAACTGGCAACACGTGTGAAAAGGGTACACAGTGCCACTGCTGTGGTATTGGGCAAATATGCGGTAGTCGGTATTACAGTGGACCCGAATCTGGATCGCCCAGAAGTTGGCGTCATAAAGTATACGGTTGCGGAAGCTCTGAAAGAAGACCCCCAAGGAGCGAATGCTGTCGTAACTGCAGACCCTGCTATCGTACAGCGGTTACGGGAAATGAGAGATGATATTCGTCGCGGCCATCCTGTTGCCGGAATTACGGAAGAGTTGGCGGACATCGTAGGTCGGATCATTCCCCAGTTGCCGCGCAGTGTGCAGCCTCGCGAAGAAACCCCTTCTCAAGTAAAAGAAAAACGCATGCACAAAGAACCGCAGGGACAAAACAAAATCAACGCAAATCGTACAGGATCACCATAA